One segment of Neobacillus endophyticus DNA contains the following:
- a CDS encoding bifunctional diguanylate cyclase/phosphodiesterase, with amino-acid sequence MIYLIPPLIDYFYRSDHYFSNTLWFLYLIPAFIIVFLTGFKYSWMTIGTGSLSFLLMKLFELHKLGTQELVTFTELLFVNFLITVCVGILVKQNQEKQTELKKTKNLQESIFNNLDIAIWSISPEKDYLLSRGVEKIYGLPLEKVLEDNNFWKNNVHPEDLYFTEEIDQKWADLQSYVYEYRIVQPDGSFRWIRDRGVPVLNENGTLQRYDGTNLDITPQKELELSLKKSEERYKYLAYHDSLTELPNMNYLYNQIFKKMDQAKAEGIPASLMFFNLDRFKLINDSFGHPSGDQILKLVSRRLENRIPENGTVLRAGSDEFIIYLHGTKKQDAEGFAKYLLQSFSEPFQLGNQEIRIGASIGIAMLRSEETLDDLLQEASAALHVAKEHGGNHYQIFSTDFRQKANRKLQVDQQLRKAIEQKVGLEIYYQPKLDLFSNKVAGMEALARWTDPILGIVSPGEFIPVAEETGLINLIGKWVLEESCKQNMEFIKSGFPPMHVCVNISSRQFLQEDFISMVEDILEESGLPPKYLNLEITERIALYNVEDAIEKLKKLKQLGVSISLDDFGTGYSSLSYIKSLPIDVLKIDRSFIIDIIESKQDHAIIHSVISLAHSLGLTVVAEGVETEHQLNILGNLSCDEIQGYYYAKPMAAKDYKHFLINYKEKADLLLSVPFQEKTEA; translated from the coding sequence ATGATCTATCTAATCCCTCCTTTGATTGATTATTTTTACAGGAGTGACCACTACTTTAGTAATACCCTATGGTTCCTTTATCTTATTCCTGCATTCATCATTGTTTTTTTAACAGGTTTTAAGTATAGCTGGATGACAATTGGAACAGGTTCCTTGAGTTTTCTTCTTATGAAATTGTTCGAATTGCATAAACTGGGGACACAGGAACTCGTTACGTTTACGGAACTCCTGTTTGTTAACTTTCTTATCACCGTCTGCGTTGGTATTCTTGTCAAACAAAATCAGGAAAAACAAACTGAACTAAAAAAGACCAAAAATCTCCAGGAAAGTATATTCAATAATCTTGATATTGCCATATGGTCCATAAGTCCCGAAAAAGATTATCTTCTTTCAAGAGGTGTGGAGAAAATCTACGGCCTGCCGCTTGAAAAGGTGTTAGAGGACAATAACTTTTGGAAAAATAATGTCCATCCTGAAGATTTGTATTTTACTGAAGAAATTGATCAGAAATGGGCTGATTTACAAAGCTATGTATATGAGTACCGCATTGTACAACCAGACGGAAGTTTCCGCTGGATTCGTGATCGCGGTGTCCCGGTCCTAAACGAAAACGGCACGCTCCAACGATACGATGGAACGAACTTGGATATCACTCCTCAAAAGGAACTGGAGCTAAGTCTGAAAAAATCAGAAGAGCGATATAAATATTTAGCCTATCATGATAGTTTGACAGAACTTCCCAACATGAACTATTTATACAACCAGATTTTTAAAAAAATGGATCAGGCCAAAGCAGAGGGTATTCCCGCCAGCTTAATGTTTTTCAACCTTGATCGTTTTAAGTTAATCAATGATTCCTTTGGACATCCAAGTGGTGACCAGATTCTTAAATTGGTTTCAAGAAGATTGGAAAATAGGATCCCAGAGAATGGGACTGTCCTTCGTGCTGGTAGTGACGAATTTATCATCTATCTTCACGGTACTAAAAAGCAGGATGCAGAAGGCTTTGCAAAATATTTGCTTCAATCATTTTCTGAGCCTTTCCAACTGGGCAATCAGGAAATCAGAATTGGAGCCAGCATCGGAATAGCGATGTTAAGAAGTGAAGAGACCTTGGATGACCTATTGCAGGAGGCAAGTGCCGCGCTGCATGTGGCAAAAGAACATGGCGGAAATCATTATCAAATTTTTTCCACAGACTTTAGACAAAAGGCGAATCGTAAATTACAGGTTGACCAACAGCTTCGGAAAGCCATTGAGCAGAAAGTTGGGCTCGAAATTTATTACCAGCCAAAACTAGATTTATTTTCAAATAAAGTCGCGGGTATGGAGGCTCTTGCAAGATGGACAGACCCTATTCTCGGAATCGTATCTCCAGGTGAGTTTATTCCGGTTGCCGAGGAAACCGGTCTGATTAATCTGATTGGCAAATGGGTCCTCGAAGAATCTTGCAAGCAAAATATGGAATTCATAAAAAGTGGTTTTCCGCCTATGCATGTGTGTGTCAACATATCCAGCAGACAGTTTTTACAAGAAGATTTTATTTCGATGGTCGAGGATATTTTGGAAGAAAGCGGGCTGCCGCCTAAATATTTAAACCTTGAGATCACAGAAAGAATTGCCTTATACAATGTGGAAGATGCGATCGAGAAGCTGAAAAAGTTAAAACAGCTCGGGGTAAGTATTTCATTAGATGATTTCGGAACCGGTTATTCATCTTTAAGCTATATAAAATCCTTGCCAATTGATGTTCTAAAGATTGACCGCTCTTTTATCATAGATATTATCGAAAGCAAGCAGGATCACGCCATCATACACTCTGTTATTTCTCTGGCTCATTCTCTCGGACTTACCGTGGTGGCAGAAGGCGTTGAAACAGAGCACCAGCTGAATATCCTCGGCAATCTCAGCTGTGATGAAATTCAGGGCTATTATTATGCAAAACCAATGGCAGCAAAAGATTATAAGCACTTTTTAATAAACTATAAAGAGAAAGCGGACTTGTTGCTTTCAGTCCCGTTTCAGGAAAAGACAGAGGCGTAA
- the manA gene encoding mannose-6-phosphate isomerase, class I, translating to MMQPLFLKPVFKERIWGGTALRMEFGYEIPTDHTGECWAISAHPNGPSIVENGPYAGMTLDRLWREQPELFGNPKEEVFPLLTKVLDADMDLSVQVHPDDTYAKVNENGELGKTECWYIIDCKEGAEMIFGHTAKTTEDLVAQVKEGKWSDLLRRVKIKPGDFFYVPSGTIHALCEGTLVLETQQSSDTTYRVYDYDRRDAEGNLRELHLEKAIEVTTVPHQDAVSTPQIEEKDQATITTFVESEFFSVYKWEIQGKEAFSFTDRFLLASVIKGEGTLVHDGEQYELKKGSHFLLPVGVGEFEFAGNMELIVSHT from the coding sequence ATGATGCAGCCATTGTTTTTGAAGCCTGTTTTTAAGGAGAGGATTTGGGGCGGTACGGCTCTGAGGATGGAGTTTGGTTATGAGATTCCGACGGATCATACGGGGGAATGCTGGGCGATTTCTGCTCATCCAAATGGACCGTCGATTGTAGAAAATGGTCCATATGCTGGGATGACTTTGGACAGGTTGTGGCGTGAACAGCCGGAGCTTTTTGGGAATCCAAAAGAAGAAGTGTTTCCATTATTAACAAAAGTTTTGGATGCAGACATGGATTTATCTGTTCAGGTACACCCTGATGATACCTATGCAAAGGTAAATGAAAACGGTGAGCTGGGCAAAACCGAGTGCTGGTATATTATCGATTGTAAAGAAGGCGCCGAGATGATTTTCGGCCATACAGCTAAAACAACAGAGGATTTAGTAGCACAAGTGAAGGAAGGTAAATGGAGTGATCTGCTTCGCCGCGTGAAGATTAAGCCGGGTGACTTTTTCTATGTCCCAAGCGGAACCATCCATGCCCTTTGTGAAGGTACACTGGTACTGGAAACCCAGCAAAGCTCGGACACCACCTATCGGGTATACGATTACGATCGCAGGGATGCCGAAGGAAACCTTAGAGAGCTGCACTTGGAAAAAGCGATTGAGGTCACAACTGTCCCACATCAAGATGCTGTGAGTACACCCCAAATCGAGGAAAAAGATCAAGCCACAATAACTACCTTTGTTGAATCCGAGTTTTTCTCGGTGTATAAGTGGGAAATCCAAGGAAAAGAAGCATTTTCATTTACAGACCGTTTTCTGCTGGCGAGTGTGATCAAGGGCGAAGGTACACTTGTTCATGACGGAGAGCAGTATGAATTGAAAAAGGGATCCCATTTCCTTCTTCCAGTTGGTGTTGGAGAGTTTGAATTTGCAGGGAACATGGAATTGATTGTTTCACATACCTAA
- a CDS encoding BglG family transcription antiterminator — MNERQRAMLMILLESRGFLSSQVIADQLGCSEKTVRNDSKVLDQWLQQHTNVALVRKPNIGIKLEVSESERQSLLKSFFHTHGAKEEVAENQRATAILKWLLVDKKPLTLQKLAEKFYVNKAVIKKDLEKIEAFLAESGLTLSAKKKLGIEVEGTEQYWRLAISKLPDFLKTTSTLKAKEFWRQLFALQDIETVQHTLTAFNLTLANPYTEETLQSLTVHILIAIKRLKSGSPISLTEQEMTRLKQQIEYDFARTIIRKLEPPFAVHVPDREIAYISLYFLGGKTENMQIEKNNLDEDVQAITAELIDHLSIRMNIDFSLDDELRTGLHIHLQSAINRIRFGLNMKNPILEDIKRMFHYLFDAIIHELVMMNQKRSLKISEEEAAYLTLHFQASIERLQKKSGSNKKAIIVCPMGIGASALLRTKLERKFHSLDIINSVSIAKMKQYSAADLDFIITTVPIEHPTIPVIQVTPLLSPVEEDKLQEFITELNHNTEMEALQSDNRFPALHALIKPELIWIGLDFSHPYEVIEAITTKLVTKGYVETDYIESAMIREQHSSTNIGGGIAIPHGDPSYIKKSAIAVGVLKRPLLWGKEYVSLVLVLATKHEDYATTKGLFSDIGFLCDHPLTLTTLVKQKTPEDFLKNL, encoded by the coding sequence ATGAATGAGCGGCAGAGGGCGATGCTGATGATTTTGCTGGAATCGCGGGGATTTTTGTCGTCACAGGTGATTGCGGATCAGCTGGGTTGTTCCGAGAAGACGGTTCGGAATGATTCAAAGGTGCTTGATCAGTGGCTGCAGCAGCATACGAATGTGGCACTTGTGAGAAAGCCAAATATTGGCATCAAGCTGGAAGTCAGTGAATCTGAACGGCAATCACTGCTGAAATCCTTCTTTCACACCCATGGTGCAAAAGAAGAAGTGGCAGAAAACCAGCGGGCCACAGCCATTCTAAAATGGCTGCTTGTCGACAAAAAGCCATTAACCCTTCAAAAACTCGCTGAAAAATTCTATGTAAACAAAGCGGTTATCAAAAAAGACCTAGAAAAAATCGAAGCTTTTTTAGCAGAATCTGGACTAACTTTATCAGCTAAAAAGAAATTGGGAATTGAAGTGGAGGGAACTGAGCAATACTGGCGCCTGGCCATCTCAAAACTCCCCGACTTTCTTAAAACGACATCCACTCTTAAAGCTAAAGAATTTTGGCGGCAGCTATTTGCGCTTCAAGACATCGAAACAGTACAGCACACCTTGACTGCCTTCAATCTGACACTTGCCAATCCCTATACTGAGGAAACATTGCAAAGTTTGACCGTACATATTCTGATCGCGATAAAACGTTTAAAGTCAGGCAGTCCTATATCCCTAACAGAGCAGGAAATGACCAGATTGAAGCAGCAAATAGAATACGATTTTGCTAGAACGATTATCAGAAAACTGGAACCACCTTTTGCGGTTCATGTTCCTGATCGTGAAATCGCCTATATTTCCCTTTATTTTCTAGGCGGTAAAACCGAAAATATGCAAATTGAAAAAAATAATCTGGACGAAGATGTACAAGCAATCACCGCTGAACTCATCGATCATCTTTCCATCCGAATGAATATTGATTTCTCATTGGATGATGAACTAAGGACAGGACTGCATATCCATCTGCAATCCGCGATCAATCGAATCCGCTTCGGTTTAAACATGAAAAACCCTATTCTGGAAGACATAAAACGAATGTTCCATTATTTATTTGATGCCATTATCCACGAATTGGTAATGATGAATCAGAAGCGTTCCTTGAAAATCTCTGAGGAAGAGGCCGCATACCTCACCCTTCACTTTCAAGCGTCCATTGAGCGGCTTCAGAAAAAAAGCGGCAGCAACAAAAAAGCCATCATCGTCTGTCCAATGGGAATCGGTGCATCAGCACTGCTAAGAACCAAGCTGGAAAGGAAATTTCATTCATTGGATATTATCAACAGCGTATCCATCGCCAAAATGAAGCAGTACTCAGCAGCTGATCTGGATTTTATTATTACAACCGTGCCGATTGAACATCCAACGATTCCAGTAATTCAAGTAACCCCACTCTTGTCTCCTGTGGAAGAAGACAAGCTGCAAGAATTTATTACAGAGCTTAATCACAACACTGAAATGGAAGCGCTTCAATCCGATAACCGTTTTCCGGCCTTGCATGCCCTAATTAAGCCAGAACTGATCTGGATCGGACTGGATTTCAGCCACCCATATGAGGTCATTGAGGCTATTACGACCAAATTAGTCACAAAAGGCTATGTGGAAACAGACTATATTGAATCTGCAATGATCCGCGAACAGCATTCCTCCACCAATATCGGAGGCGGCATCGCCATTCCTCATGGGGACCCTTCCTATATAAAAAAATCAGCGATCGCGGTTGGGGTGCTAAAAAGACCGCTGCTATGGGGAAAGGAATATGTCTCACTTGTCCTTGTGCTGGCAACAAAACATGAAGATTATGCAACAACAAAAGGACTATTCTCGGACATCGGCTTCTTATGCGATCATCCCTTAACATTAACGACATTAGTCAAACAAAAAACACCTGAGGACTTCCTGAAAAACCTTTAA
- a CDS encoding glycoside hydrolase family 2 TIM barrel-domain containing protein codes for MAAIPQISWLSDLQVFAVNRLPAHSDHLYYETMEEAGQGAQMAMRHNLNGNWKFHYAVNPASRPEHFFKQSFDCSQWGNITVPGHIELQGYGNPQYVNTMYPWDAHHEIRPPEIPMDDNPVGSYVKQFNLPEQMRNKPVFISFQGVDSAFYVWLNGHFVGYSEDSFTPSEFELTPYVLEGENKLAVEVYQRSTGSWLEDQDFWRLFGIFRDVYLYTIPEVHVQDVFVRTDLDHSYTKGLLTADLKFHSALPAKVSAVLYDVNGNQAGSSEGILENEKVCIALDVEKPKLWSAESPYLYKLYFQIFDQSGKLVEVVPQKIGFRKFELVDRVMCLNGERIVFKGVNRHEFNCRTGRAISKEDMLWDIKTMKRHNINAVRTSHYPNQSTWYDLCDEYGIYVIDEMNLETHGSWQKMGVVEPSWNIPGNKPEWQNIVLDRAVSMFERDKNHPSILIWSCGNESYAGEVILNVSRYFKAVDPSRLVHYEGVFHNRTYNETSDVESRMYAKPAEIEKYLSDHPDKPYISCEYMHAMGNSLGGMQKYTDLERKYPMYQGGFIWDFIDQAIVKKDRYGKEFLAYGGDFDDRPTDYGFCTNGIVYADRELSPKMKEVKFLYQSLKLTPDRTGVTITNDFLFTDTSDYVMEYSLYMEGEELYCSRLEAVVAPLSKSRAEFDWPAGICDAAGEYCVDVSFKLKEGRAWAESGYEVAFGQFVFKVNGAEESGISVSSKKRVLSEGELRVVQGDVNIGVHGKDFSAIFSKQVGSLVSLKCSGKEMISQPPAPLFWRATTDNDRGFAQDFHSGIWFAASLARKCNGIEIEEERDQVRIIFTYQFSIHPGIEVKMWYTVYPDGSIRVKSSYRGTANLPQLPTFALSFKVPCDYDQLEWYALGPEENYVDRCAGARLCQFKNEVADNLAGYVMPQESGNRTGVRRVNLTNREGFGLRISAVSEPLECNFSPYTAFELETAKHHYELPNIHYTVITVAGRQMGVGGDDSWGAPVHNEYLLQADEDREFEFWIQPI; via the coding sequence ATGGCAGCCATCCCTCAAATTAGTTGGCTTAGTGATTTACAAGTATTTGCAGTGAACCGTCTTCCCGCACACTCCGATCATCTTTATTACGAAACAATGGAAGAGGCAGGACAAGGGGCACAAATGGCTATGCGCCATAACTTGAATGGAAATTGGAAATTTCATTACGCAGTGAATCCGGCCAGCCGGCCTGAGCATTTTTTCAAACAAAGCTTTGATTGTTCGCAATGGGGGAATATTACAGTCCCAGGGCATATCGAATTGCAAGGGTATGGTAATCCGCAATATGTCAATACCATGTACCCATGGGATGCCCATCATGAGATTCGACCTCCGGAAATCCCGATGGATGATAACCCGGTAGGCAGTTACGTGAAGCAGTTCAATCTGCCGGAGCAGATGAGAAATAAGCCTGTTTTTATCTCCTTTCAAGGAGTGGATTCTGCCTTTTATGTGTGGCTGAACGGCCATTTCGTCGGCTATAGTGAGGACTCCTTTACTCCTTCCGAGTTTGAGCTGACTCCATATGTACTGGAGGGCGAAAACAAGCTCGCGGTGGAGGTTTATCAGCGGAGCACGGGAAGCTGGCTGGAGGATCAGGATTTCTGGCGTTTATTCGGAATTTTTCGGGATGTCTACCTATATACGATTCCAGAGGTCCATGTGCAAGATGTGTTCGTTAGGACAGATTTGGACCATTCCTATACAAAAGGACTGCTGACGGCTGATTTGAAATTCCATTCTGCTCTTCCAGCGAAGGTTAGCGCCGTGTTGTATGATGTGAACGGCAATCAGGCAGGAAGCAGTGAGGGGATATTGGAAAATGAAAAGGTTTGCATTGCGCTTGATGTAGAAAAGCCGAAACTGTGGAGCGCAGAAAGCCCTTATCTTTATAAACTTTATTTTCAAATCTTTGATCAATCAGGAAAGCTGGTTGAAGTTGTTCCGCAAAAAATCGGCTTTCGGAAGTTTGAGCTGGTCGACCGCGTGATGTGTCTTAATGGCGAGCGGATCGTTTTTAAAGGTGTCAACCGTCATGAATTCAATTGCCGTACCGGCCGGGCGATTTCAAAAGAAGATATGCTTTGGGATATAAAAACAATGAAGCGTCACAACATTAATGCGGTAAGGACTTCTCATTATCCGAATCAAAGTACCTGGTATGATTTGTGTGATGAGTATGGAATTTATGTGATTGATGAAATGAATTTAGAGACACATGGATCCTGGCAGAAGATGGGAGTTGTGGAGCCCTCCTGGAACATCCCAGGAAACAAGCCGGAATGGCAAAATATTGTCCTAGACCGGGCTGTGTCGATGTTTGAACGGGATAAAAATCATCCATCGATTTTGATTTGGTCCTGCGGAAACGAGTCCTATGCCGGTGAAGTCATTTTAAATGTATCCCGCTATTTTAAAGCGGTGGATCCAAGCAGGCTGGTCCATTATGAAGGCGTTTTCCATAACCGCACCTATAATGAAACAAGCGATGTGGAAAGCCGCATGTACGCCAAGCCGGCAGAAATTGAAAAGTATTTAAGCGATCATCCTGATAAGCCCTACATAAGCTGCGAATATATGCATGCAATGGGGAATTCGCTTGGCGGTATGCAAAAATATACGGATTTGGAACGGAAATATCCAATGTACCAAGGCGGGTTTATTTGGGATTTTATCGACCAGGCAATAGTGAAAAAAGACCGTTACGGCAAGGAGTTTTTAGCTTATGGCGGTGATTTTGATGACCGCCCCACTGATTATGGTTTTTGTACGAATGGAATCGTGTATGCTGACCGAGAGCTGTCGCCGAAGATGAAGGAAGTGAAGTTTTTGTATCAAAGCTTGAAACTGACCCCAGATCGGACTGGTGTAACCATTACGAACGATTTTCTTTTTACCGATACTTCTGATTATGTAATGGAATATAGCCTTTATATGGAAGGGGAAGAATTGTACTGCAGCCGGCTGGAAGCAGTGGTAGCACCTTTGAGCAAGAGTCGGGCAGAATTTGATTGGCCTGCGGGAATTTGTGATGCAGCGGGCGAGTATTGTGTGGATGTCTCGTTTAAGCTTAAGGAAGGTAGAGCTTGGGCAGAGTCTGGGTACGAGGTAGCCTTTGGCCAGTTTGTATTTAAGGTGAATGGTGCCGAGGAGTCTGGAATTTCGGTCAGTTCGAAAAAGCGTGTACTGTCGGAAGGTGAGCTGCGAGTTGTGCAAGGCGATGTCAACATTGGCGTGCATGGCAAAGATTTCTCTGCTATTTTTTCAAAGCAAGTGGGGAGCCTGGTTTCACTAAAATGTTCGGGAAAAGAGATGATTTCCCAGCCGCCTGCTCCATTATTTTGGCGGGCAACAACTGATAATGACCGCGGCTTTGCACAGGATTTTCATTCTGGGATCTGGTTTGCTGCAAGCTTGGCACGTAAATGTAATGGGATAGAGATTGAGGAAGAAAGAGACCAGGTGAGGATTATTTTTACGTACCAATTCTCGATTCATCCTGGAATAGAGGTGAAAATGTGGTATACGGTATATCCGGATGGGAGCATTCGGGTGAAGTCTAGCTATCGTGGGACTGCCAATCTTCCACAGCTGCCGACTTTTGCCTTGTCGTTTAAAGTTCCATGTGATTATGATCAGTTGGAGTGGTATGCCCTTGGTCCTGAGGAAAATTATGTAGACCGCTGTGCCGGTGCAAGACTTTGTCAGTTTAAGAATGAGGTCGCCGATAATCTCGCAGGCTATGTGATGCCGCAAGAATCAGGAAATCGTACGGGGGTTCGCCGCGTTAATCTTACCAATCGTGAGGGCTTCGGACTTAGGATTTCTGCTGTTTCGGAACCTCTGGAATGCAATTTTTCACCATATACCGCATTCGAATTGGAAACCGCCAAGCACCATTACGAACTTCCGAATATTCATTATACTGTTATAACAGTGGCAGGCCGGCAAATGGGTGTCGGCGGTGATGACAGCTGGGGAGCACCTGTACATAATGAATATCTGCTACAGGCTGATGAGGATCGTGAGTTTGAATTTTGGATCCAGCCAATTTAA
- a CDS encoding EAL domain-containing protein, producing the protein MLKIGRLPKLILVVNIAVLLGWDYLFWGNEWVRSLAVNVLEMFAVTFSFIGLFKAYLSFSGKSRIFWLLLSLGMLVYLVANFNWLYVQLTLGDTIFPSPSIFIWGISNCLFLAALLYKMKEISTSGSASTYLFNILVFMITVAAMVVQYLINPITFSNHSFPVTITLLSYPITDFSILFVVTFLYYLVQQSKGKELLLLLLYGFTLQVISDFAYMYMTIKGTYRAGGIPDIIWQVSLLLIGFAGFYAEKSKKEIVWEIQNPFKGKEIVFPYLSIVFLILLVSIDYRWKYDALTIGLLISFLMTIGRQLMIIKRNNKLVDEYRYLAHHDPLTGLNNRASFAEDLRKYMMKNNHKNSVAMLLIDLDRFKVVNDTLGHHVGDRILIKSSERLKQSLDNETLIYRLGGDEFVMILPDATEMKCALTAKNILKNFQSPFIVNGYEILVTPSIGISIFPESGEDLLKHADAAMYLAKENGKNRFVFFNNELNKTLIRKMRLENELRKAIDQNQIFLFYQPKVDLATKKLIGMEALLRWKHPELGWVSPLEFIPIAEETGQIVSIGEWVLNEACRQNMIWQSKGYPPLCVSVNVSVRQFQHSNFPMVVKKVLQETKLPPQFLELEITESIMQNIKESTEVLQGLRQIGVKTSIDDFGTGYSSLHVLQKLPIDTIKIDKSFIDDMENTSQQSMVKTIIDLGLSLHLSVVAEGIEHEYQMNSLLEKGCRIGQGYLFSKPVDSEIFEQMLITNDFTKVTLG; encoded by the coding sequence ATGTTAAAGATCGGACGGTTACCCAAACTAATTTTAGTTGTGAACATTGCTGTGTTACTTGGATGGGATTATCTATTTTGGGGAAATGAATGGGTCAGATCCCTTGCTGTCAATGTACTAGAAATGTTTGCGGTTACTTTTAGTTTTATTGGCCTATTTAAAGCGTACTTAAGTTTTTCTGGTAAATCGAGAATTTTTTGGCTGTTATTGAGTTTAGGCATGTTAGTGTACCTGGTAGCTAATTTTAACTGGCTCTATGTCCAGCTTACACTTGGCGATACTATATTTCCTAGTCCGTCTATATTTATCTGGGGAATATCAAATTGCTTATTTTTGGCGGCATTGCTCTATAAGATGAAAGAAATCAGCACGTCAGGTTCGGCTAGTACCTATCTATTTAATATTTTGGTGTTCATGATAACGGTTGCTGCCATGGTTGTACAATATCTTATCAATCCGATCACGTTTTCCAATCATTCATTCCCTGTGACAATAACGCTGTTGTCGTATCCTATTACCGATTTTAGTATTTTGTTTGTGGTGACTTTTCTTTACTATCTAGTACAGCAAAGTAAGGGAAAGGAACTGCTGTTGTTACTTCTATATGGGTTTACCCTTCAAGTCATTTCTGATTTTGCTTACATGTATATGACCATTAAGGGTACATATCGCGCAGGTGGGATTCCAGATATTATTTGGCAAGTTTCTCTGCTGTTAATTGGCTTCGCAGGATTTTACGCGGAGAAAAGTAAAAAAGAGATCGTATGGGAAATTCAAAACCCCTTTAAAGGAAAAGAAATTGTTTTCCCCTATTTAAGCATTGTTTTTCTGATTCTATTAGTTTCTATCGACTATCGTTGGAAATATGATGCACTAACTATTGGCTTACTTATCAGTTTTCTGATGACTATTGGGCGTCAGCTAATGATCATTAAAAGGAATAATAAGCTGGTAGATGAATACAGATATTTGGCGCATCATGATCCGCTGACAGGTCTGAATAACCGGGCAAGTTTTGCCGAGGACTTAAGAAAATATATGATGAAAAATAATCATAAAAACAGTGTGGCTATGTTATTAATTGATCTCGATCGATTTAAAGTGGTCAATGATACGCTCGGCCATCATGTAGGAGACCGGATTTTGATTAAGTCCTCAGAACGGTTAAAGCAGTCATTAGACAATGAAACTCTAATTTACCGGCTGGGTGGAGATGAATTTGTCATGATCCTGCCGGACGCGACCGAAATGAAATGTGCCTTGACAGCCAAAAACATTTTGAAAAATTTCCAAAGTCCGTTTATAGTGAATGGCTACGAAATCTTGGTCACTCCGAGTATCGGAATCAGTATTTTTCCAGAAAGCGGTGAAGACCTGCTGAAACATGCGGACGCTGCAATGTATTTGGCAAAGGAAAACGGAAAAAATAGATTCGTTTTTTTCAATAATGAATTAAATAAAACGCTGATCCGAAAAATGAGATTGGAAAATGAGTTAAGAAAGGCAATTGATCAGAATCAGATCTTCCTTTTCTATCAGCCAAAAGTGGATTTAGCAACAAAGAAGTTAATTGGAATGGAGGCTTTGCTTCGTTGGAAACATCCAGAACTGGGCTGGGTATCTCCACTGGAATTTATTCCAATTGCTGAGGAAACGGGTCAGATTGTATCCATTGGCGAATGGGTATTGAATGAGGCTTGCAGACAAAATATGATCTGGCAATCAAAGGGTTACCCGCCATTATGTGTGTCTGTCAACGTATCTGTCCGCCAGTTCCAGCACAGTAATTTTCCCATGGTGGTGAAGAAAGTATTGCAGGAAACGAAGCTTCCGCCGCAATTCTTGGAGCTGGAGATTACGGAAAGCATTATGCAAAATATAAAGGAAAGCACCGAGGTATTACAAGGCTTGCGGCAAATCGGCGTTAAAACATCCATTGATGATTTTGGAACAGGATATTCTTCTTTGCATGTTTTACAAAAACTGCCGATTGATACAATCAAAATTGATAAGTCGTTTATTGATGATATGGAAAACACCAGTCAGCAATCCATGGTCAAAACGATTATCGATTTAGGCTTGAGTTTACATCTCAGTGTTGTGGCAGAGGGGATTGAACATGAATACCAAATGAACTCCCTTCTTGAGAAAGGCTGCCGAATCGGTCAAGGTTACTTATTCTCCAAACCGGTTGACTCAGAAATCTTTGAACAAATGCTCATAACAAATGACTTTACTAAAGTAACATTAGGCTAA